The proteins below come from a single Dehalococcoidia bacterium genomic window:
- a CDS encoding L-threonylcarbamoyladenylate synthase, producing MEKLVERAVKILKNGGIVAFPTDTVYGLGANAFNEDAVLRVYEAKARPREFALTLLLADISQIKIVAENVPKIAWKLAERFMPGALTIVLQKSMAVSNMITGDGDTVAVRVPDHPVPVAIVRGLGAPITGTSANRSGSPSPVTAEEVYKQLRNKVDLIVDGGKCPLGVSSTVIDLTIDPPKIIRYGTITREQIINVCKCRIE from the coding sequence ATGGAGAAGCTGGTTGAAAGGGCGGTCAAAATCCTGAAAAATGGCGGCATCGTCGCTTTCCCAACAGATACGGTTTACGGGCTGGGCGCCAACGCCTTCAACGAGGATGCGGTGCTCAGGGTATACGAAGCCAAGGCCAGGCCGCGGGAATTCGCGCTGACGCTTCTGCTGGCTGATATATCGCAGATAAAGATCGTAGCCGAGAACGTGCCGAAAATAGCGTGGAAACTGGCGGAGCGATTCATGCCCGGCGCGCTGACCATTGTGCTGCAGAAATCAATGGCGGTATCTAACATGATCACGGGAGACGGCGATACGGTAGCGGTCAGGGTGCCGGACCACCCGGTGCCGGTAGCCATTGTCAGGGGGCTTGGCGCGCCCATTACCGGGACCAGCGCCAACAGGAGCGGGTCTCCCAGCCCGGTGACGGCAGAGGAAGTATATAAGCAACTAAGAAACAAAGTGGATCTCATAGTCGATGGAGGGAAGTGTCCCTTAGGCGTTTCTTCCACAGTTATCGACCTGACTATCGATCCTCCGAAGATCATAAGATATGGCACTATCACCAGAGAGCAGATCATAAACGTCTGCAAATGCCGTATAGAATAA
- a CDS encoding phosphoglycerate kinase translates to MEKKTVRDVDVAGKRVLVRVDLNVPQDEKTGAISDDTRIKAVVPTISYLVDRKARVILCSHLGRPKGKTVDALRLAPIAKRLSEILGKPIATTRDCIGPDVEQAAAALQDGDILMLENLRFHDEEEKNDAGFSQALAKLADIYVNDAFGTAHRAHASTEGVTRHLPAVAGFLMEKEIVTMGKALTNPTHPFAGVIGGAKISDKIGMLDNILDKVTVLLVGGGMVATFLKALKYEVGKSSVEDDKLELAGKLMDKAKTKGVNLLLPVDLVVADKFAADAKSKTVAVDNVPGDWLIMDIGHKTIDVYENELKKCKTVIWNGPMGVFEYPKFSRGTASIAKTLAGLQATTIIGGGSTAEAVEEMGLAEKMTHVSTGGGASLEFLEGKILPGVAALQDK, encoded by the coding sequence ATGGAAAAGAAAACTGTCAGGGACGTCGATGTAGCGGGGAAGCGCGTTCTGGTGCGCGTAGACCTGAACGTTCCTCAGGATGAAAAGACCGGCGCGATCTCCGACGACACGCGCATAAAGGCGGTGGTGCCGACTATCAGTTATCTTGTCGACAGAAAAGCCCGCGTTATACTGTGCTCCCACCTCGGTCGGCCCAAGGGCAAAACTGTCGATGCGCTCAGGCTGGCGCCGATAGCAAAACGTTTATCCGAAATCCTCGGCAAGCCGATAGCAACGACCCGGGACTGCATCGGCCCGGACGTAGAGCAGGCAGCCGCCGCGCTTCAAGACGGCGACATACTTATGCTTGAGAACCTGCGCTTCCATGATGAGGAGGAGAAGAACGACGCGGGGTTCTCGCAGGCGCTGGCCAAGCTGGCCGATATATACGTGAACGACGCCTTCGGCACGGCCCACCGCGCCCATGCCTCCACGGAGGGCGTCACCAGACACCTGCCCGCGGTAGCCGGCTTTCTCATGGAAAAAGAGATAGTGACTATGGGCAAGGCATTGACCAATCCCACACATCCTTTTGCCGGCGTCATCGGCGGCGCAAAGATAAGCGACAAGATCGGCATGCTGGACAATATACTTGATAAAGTGACCGTATTGCTCGTAGGCGGCGGCATGGTCGCAACCTTCCTCAAAGCGCTAAAATATGAAGTAGGCAAATCTTCCGTCGAGGACGATAAACTGGAACTGGCTGGGAAGCTCATGGATAAAGCTAAGACTAAAGGTGTGAATCTTCTCCTGCCTGTCGATTTAGTCGTCGCGGACAAATTCGCCGCCGACGCCAAATCCAAGACCGTGGCCGTCGATAACGTGCCCGGCGACTGGCTGATCATGGACATCGGACATAAGACAATCGACGTGTACGAGAACGAACTGAAGAAGTGCAAGACGGTCATCTGGAACGGCCCGATGGGCGTTTTTGAATATCCCAAGTTCAGCAGGGGCACGGCGAGCATCGCCAAAACGCTGGCCGGATTGCAGGCGACGACCATAATAGGAGGAGGCTCCACCGCCGAGGCCGTGGAGGAGATGGGGCTGGCGGAGAAGATGACGCATGTATCGACGGGGGGCGGCGCTTCGCTTGAATTCCTGGAAGGTAAAATCCTGCCCGGCGTGGCGGCGCTTCAGGATAAGTAG
- the guaA gene encoding glutamine-hydrolyzing GMP synthase, which produces MDRREDSFRVRTSDDLEVSAYLEIAKQKAGEAPVEGNAPRAEREAVVVLDFGSQYSLLIARRIRECHVYSELMPYDSPWEKIAALKPRGLVLSGGPSSVYADNAPLAPAHVYESHLPILGICYGMQVLTRQLGGKVVPGIKREYGHSVLHQSAIKSPIFDGLPQSMTVWMSHGDEITEIPPGFSALGYTENSPVAAMGNDKGVIGLQFHPEVAHTPNGKDILQNFLYKICGCSGNWTPGSFISESVERIKSQVGGGRVICALSGGVDSAVTAALIHRAVGDQLTCIFVNNGLLRRDEAERILNTFRRNLKMNIVYIDATDRFLGRLKDVIDPEQKRKAVGEEFIHVFEEEAAKLGKVDYLAQGTLYPDVIESVTSENRAAVKIKTHHNVGGLPSKMTMTLVEPLRYLFKDEVREVGAALGLPQEMVWRQPFPGPGLSIRIIGEVTREKLEILRSCDWIVMDEIKKAKLYDQLWQSFAVLTDTRSVGVMGDFRTYGYLIAIRAVTSNDAMTADWARLPYDLLAQISNRIVNEVPEVNRVVYDISSKPPATIEWE; this is translated from the coding sequence ATGGATCGAAGAGAAGATAGCTTCCGGGTAAGAACTAGTGACGACCTGGAAGTTTCCGCGTATTTAGAGATCGCTAAGCAGAAGGCTGGCGAGGCTCCTGTTGAGGGCAATGCCCCGAGGGCTGAGCGGGAGGCGGTGGTGGTCCTCGACTTCGGTTCGCAGTACAGCTTGCTCATCGCCAGAAGGATCCGTGAGTGCCATGTCTATAGCGAGCTGATGCCCTACGATTCCCCGTGGGAAAAGATCGCTGCGTTGAAACCGCGTGGATTGGTCTTATCCGGAGGCCCCTCCAGCGTATATGCCGATAACGCTCCATTGGCCCCCGCCCATGTCTATGAGAGCCACCTCCCTATTCTGGGAATCTGCTACGGCATGCAGGTTCTTACGCGTCAACTGGGGGGGAAGGTTGTGCCCGGGATCAAGCGCGAGTACGGGCACTCGGTCCTGCATCAGTCCGCGATAAAATCACCTATTTTCGACGGATTGCCGCAGTCCATGACCGTCTGGATGAGCCATGGAGACGAGATAACCGAGATCCCTCCCGGATTCAGCGCGCTGGGTTATACCGAAAACTCACCTGTTGCCGCCATGGGTAACGATAAAGGTGTTATCGGCCTTCAGTTCCATCCCGAGGTGGCCCATACGCCTAACGGCAAGGACATCCTGCAGAACTTCCTTTATAAAATTTGCGGCTGCAGCGGCAACTGGACTCCCGGCAGCTTCATATCCGAGAGCGTGGAGCGTATAAAAAGCCAGGTTGGGGGTGGCAGGGTCATATGCGCCCTGTCGGGGGGCGTTGACTCGGCGGTGACGGCGGCGCTGATACACCGCGCGGTGGGCGATCAACTGACCTGCATATTTGTGAATAACGGATTGCTGCGCCGGGATGAGGCCGAGCGTATACTCAATACCTTCCGACGCAATCTTAAGATGAACATCGTTTATATAGATGCCACAGACAGGTTTCTGGGGCGGCTCAAAGACGTGATCGATCCCGAGCAGAAGCGCAAGGCGGTCGGTGAAGAATTTATCCATGTGTTCGAGGAAGAGGCGGCTAAGCTGGGTAAAGTCGATTATCTGGCCCAGGGCACCCTTTATCCCGATGTCATTGAGAGCGTCACTTCAGAGAACAGGGCCGCGGTAAAAATAAAGACGCATCATAATGTAGGCGGACTTCCTTCTAAGATGACTATGACACTGGTGGAGCCGCTGCGCTATCTGTTCAAGGATGAGGTCAGGGAGGTGGGGGCCGCGCTCGGATTGCCGCAGGAAATGGTCTGGAGACAGCCGTTCCCCGGCCCGGGTCTGTCCATCAGGATCATCGGCGAAGTGACCCGCGAGAAGCTGGAGATACTGCGCTCCTGCGACTGGATAGTGATGGACGAGATAAAGAAGGCCAAACTCTACGATCAATTGTGGCAGAGTTTCGCCGTGCTTACCGATACAAGAAGCGTAGGCGTTATGGGCGATTTCCGTACGTATGGATACCTTATCGCCATTCGCGCCGTGACATCGAACGACGCCATGACCGCGGACTGGGCCAGATTGCCTTACGACCTGCTGGCGCAGATATCCAATCGTATCGTTAACGAGGTGCCTGAGGTGAACCGCGTGGTCTATGATATCTCTTCCAAGCCGCCCGCGACTATTGAATGGGAATAA
- a CDS encoding demethoxyubiquinone hydroxylase family protein: MSFESEYEEENPIEIDLEMLREDLIGELQAINQYQEHIDTLADENAIKVLSHIRDEEKEHVAELTKLIQKLDPLQAEMFKKEGI; the protein is encoded by the coding sequence ATGAGTTTTGAATCTGAATATGAAGAGGAAAATCCCATCGAGATAGACCTGGAGATGCTTCGCGAGGATCTGATCGGGGAGCTTCAGGCCATCAATCAGTATCAGGAGCATATCGATACCCTTGCCGACGAAAACGCGATAAAGGTTTTATCCCACATCCGTGATGAAGAGAAGGAGCACGTCGCCGAGCTCACAAAGCTCATACAGAAACTGGATCCGCTGCAGGCCGAGATGTTTAAAAAAGAGGGGATATAG
- a CDS encoding geranylgeranyl reductase family protein → MNAYDVVIVGAGPAGSTLGYEMARRGISVLIIEKEKLPRNKTCAGGVTFRAHALLDFDIGAVTQRVAYGMKISYQLGDFCVKKYRDPLAHLVMRRDFDHLLVSKARDAGAAVIDGTRVENVSVSSGRVGVVTKQGSYFAKIAVGADGANSVVAAKMDLMRDAQRELALEAEVSIDQDKLDALGSFICVDFGRIPGGYGWVFPKKSHVSAGVTGPARLSGIFKPYLDRILQQFGEYDIVDFSGHVMPMRRRGSSIQRENVLLVGDAAGLIHPLSGEGIFYAIKSAKLAAPVIVSALQSGKIDLRGYQKAVDAELMPGLELGRMLLKIYTGCPRLCYTMIKKSDRFWSLGCRALLGSSPVYS, encoded by the coding sequence GTGAACGCTTACGACGTGGTCATCGTCGGCGCCGGGCCCGCCGGTTCAACGCTGGGCTATGAGATGGCGCGCCGCGGTATCTCGGTTCTGATAATCGAAAAAGAGAAGCTGCCGCGCAATAAGACCTGTGCTGGCGGCGTGACCTTCCGCGCCCACGCCCTGCTCGATTTCGATATAGGCGCCGTTACGCAGCGGGTGGCCTACGGCATGAAGATCTCTTATCAACTCGGCGATTTCTGCGTGAAGAAATACCGCGATCCACTGGCGCATCTGGTCATGCGCCGCGATTTCGATCATTTGCTCGTCAGCAAGGCTCGGGATGCGGGCGCGGCCGTTATCGACGGAACGCGGGTGGAAAACGTATCTGTCTCCTCCGGACGCGTCGGAGTTGTCACGAAGCAAGGCTCGTATTTTGCAAAGATAGCCGTGGGCGCGGACGGCGCGAACAGCGTTGTCGCCGCGAAAATGGATTTGATGAGGGATGCGCAGCGGGAACTGGCGCTTGAGGCCGAGGTCTCAATTGATCAGGATAAGCTCGATGCGCTGGGTTCTTTCATCTGCGTCGATTTCGGCCGGATACCGGGCGGTTACGGGTGGGTTTTTCCCAAGAAGAGCCACGTCTCCGCCGGGGTTACCGGACCGGCCCGGTTATCGGGCATCTTCAAGCCTTACCTGGACCGCATCCTGCAGCAGTTCGGTGAGTACGATATAGTTGATTTCAGCGGCCACGTGATGCCGATGCGCCGCAGGGGCAGTTCGATACAGAGAGAAAACGTGCTTCTCGTCGGGGATGCCGCGGGGCTGATACATCCTTTGAGCGGCGAAGGCATATTCTATGCGATCAAAAGCGCCAAGCTGGCGGCGCCTGTTATCGTCTCGGCATTGCAATCGGGTAAAATCGACCTGAGGGGCTATCAGAAAGCGGTGGATGCCGAACTGATGCCGGGCCTGGAGCTCGGCCGTATGCTGTTGAAGATATATACCGGATGTCCGCGTTTGTGTTATACCATGATAAAGAAGAGCGACCGTTTCTGGAGTCTGGGGTGCAGGGCTCTGCTGGGGAGCAGCCCCGTTTATTCGTGA
- a CDS encoding polyprenyl synthetase family protein — MDLPEAFHRYRNDIVKELAANINGGKLAMYDMMRYHMGWVDEGGNLQDAGGKLVRPTLLLLACECVGGDWRAALPAAAAVELVHNFSLIHDDIEDGDEERRQRATVWRIWGESQAINLGDAMHAMSRLALNRLDDSVADPRKMLNAAGILDQTCLELCEGQYLDILYESKFDINIDDYMLMTDLKTASLITCSVKLGALLGTDDEKLVQRFERFGRKLGMAYQMIDDVLGIWGDEPFSDILKRKKTLPIIYALENIGDKDRKRLMEIYNGRSIGRVKVRQVIDILNRLHAEQYSRNMAQQYYNEALEELGEDGLSATVCGELKEVTDFLIDREY, encoded by the coding sequence ATGGATCTGCCTGAAGCTTTTCATCGCTACCGGAACGACATAGTGAAAGAGCTTGCCGCCAATATTAACGGAGGCAAGCTGGCCATGTATGACATGATGCGCTACCATATGGGCTGGGTCGACGAGGGAGGCAACCTTCAGGACGCCGGCGGCAAGCTGGTAAGACCCACGCTGCTTCTGCTCGCGTGCGAGTGCGTCGGTGGCGACTGGCGCGCGGCGCTGCCCGCGGCGGCGGCGGTGGAACTGGTGCACAACTTCTCGCTGATACATGACGACATCGAGGACGGCGACGAGGAGCGCAGACAGCGCGCCACCGTCTGGCGCATATGGGGCGAATCGCAGGCGATAAACCTCGGCGATGCCATGCACGCAATGTCCAGGCTGGCCCTGAACCGGCTGGACGACAGCGTTGCCGATCCAAGGAAAATGCTTAACGCGGCAGGCATCCTGGACCAGACCTGCCTGGAACTATGCGAAGGTCAATACCTTGACATACTGTATGAAAGCAAATTTGACATAAATATAGACGACTATATGCTGATGACGGACCTGAAAACAGCCTCGCTGATCACATGCTCCGTCAAGCTTGGCGCCCTGCTGGGCACGGACGACGAGAAGTTGGTGCAAAGGTTCGAACGATTCGGCAGGAAGCTGGGCATGGCATACCAGATGATAGACGATGTGCTGGGCATCTGGGGCGACGAGCCGTTCAGCGACATACTTAAGAGGAAAAAGACCCTGCCCATAATCTACGCGCTTGAGAACATCGGCGATAAGGATCGAAAGAGACTGATGGAGATATACAACGGCAGGTCGATCGGCCGGGTCAAGGTGCGTCAGGTCATCGATATTCTAAACCGGCTGCATGCCGAGCAATACTCGAGAAATATGGCGCAGCAATACTACAACGAGGCGCTGGAGGAACTCGGCGAGGACGGCCTGTCCGCTACGGTTTGCGGAGAGTTAAAAGAGGTCACCGACTTTCTCATAGATAGAGAGTACTAG
- the rpiB gene encoding ribose 5-phosphate isomerase B, whose amino-acid sequence MRIAIGCDHRGLNLKQAIIRSLSEAGHQFEDAGTNDTASVDYPDIAIKVGRAVASGKAEYGILICGTGIGMCIAANKIKGIRAANCSDTFCAVRGRAHNNANVLCLGGDILAEVLALEIVNTFISTEFLGGRHQRRLDKME is encoded by the coding sequence ATGCGCATCGCTATTGGCTGCGATCACAGGGGACTGAACCTGAAACAAGCGATTATCAGATCGCTTTCCGAGGCCGGTCACCAATTCGAGGATGCCGGCACCAACGATACCGCGTCGGTGGATTATCCTGACATAGCAATAAAGGTAGGGAGAGCGGTAGCGTCCGGCAAGGCAGAATATGGCATTCTGATCTGCGGCACCGGCATAGGTATGTGCATCGCGGCTAACAAGATAAAGGGCATACGCGCCGCCAACTGCAGCGATACCTTTTGCGCCGTCCGCGGCCGGGCCCACAACAACGCCAATGTGCTCTGTCTTGGCGGAGACATACTGGCGGAGGTACTGGCGCTGGAGATAGTTAATACATTTATCTCTACGGAATTCCTTGGAGGGAGGCACCAGCGCCGACTGGACAAAATGGAATAG
- the dxs gene encoding 1-deoxy-D-xylulose-5-phosphate synthase, whose protein sequence is MFLENINEPSDLQNLTPDQLTRLAADIRNRILDTVSANGGHLASSLGAVELTIALHRSFNSPVDKILWDVGHQSYAHKLLTGRKDRFSKIRQYGGLSGFPDRSESPHDHFGAGHASTSISAALGMAKARDLAGADYHVVAVIGDGSLTGGMAFEAINHAGQLGCRLIVVLNDNGMAISPSIGALSRQFSRLRFTRRYYQARKEASHIVNRMPMKRQFLQILSTLEKGVKGMIIPSMFWEELGFTYMGPIDGHNINELEAAFTRAKGYDKRPLLIHVVTTKGKGYSPAEDDAVSFHGVSPNGAETAKTPSFSEIFGRTMLRLAKEEPRLVAITAAMTEGTGLNFMSRELPKRVFDVGICEQHAVTFAAGLATQGYIPVVAIYSTFLQRALDQIIHDVCIQNLPVVFAIDRGGIVGEDGKTHQGSFDLSYLSFIPNMVLAAPKDENELRHLLYTAVRARRPFAIRYPRGRGLGVPLDEELREIPIGKWETLRGGNDAAIFATGRSVQYAVTAAEKLAKAGIECTVVNSRFIKPPDYEMISALAGSHKRFITVEENAVSGGFGSTIVSLIKSANPDTVVECIGIPDEFVVHGPQEVLRAKYNLDADGIAQRVVSAFPDLSARTPTKTKR, encoded by the coding sequence GTGTTTCTGGAGAATATAAACGAACCGTCCGATCTGCAGAACCTTACGCCCGATCAACTGACGCGTCTGGCCGCCGATATTAGAAACAGGATATTGGACACAGTGAGTGCGAACGGCGGGCATCTGGCCTCAAGCCTGGGCGCGGTTGAACTTACCATTGCGCTGCACCGCAGCTTCAACAGTCCCGTCGATAAGATACTCTGGGATGTAGGCCATCAGTCATACGCGCACAAGCTGCTGACCGGAAGAAAAGATCGATTCAGCAAGATACGGCAGTACGGCGGGCTGAGCGGATTCCCGGACCGTAGCGAGAGCCCTCACGACCACTTCGGCGCGGGACATGCCTCAACATCGATCTCCGCCGCGCTGGGCATGGCCAAGGCGCGCGATCTCGCGGGGGCAGATTACCATGTCGTCGCGGTGATAGGGGACGGCTCGCTAACGGGGGGTATGGCCTTCGAAGCTATCAACCATGCCGGACAGCTCGGATGCCGGCTGATAGTGGTCCTCAACGACAACGGCATGGCTATTTCACCCTCGATTGGGGCGCTATCAAGGCAATTCTCTCGACTGCGTTTCACCCGCCGCTATTATCAGGCGAGGAAAGAGGCTTCCCACATCGTAAATAGAATGCCGATGAAGCGGCAGTTCCTTCAAATACTGTCCACGCTGGAAAAAGGCGTTAAAGGGATGATCATCCCCTCCATGTTCTGGGAGGAACTGGGCTTCACCTACATGGGCCCCATAGACGGCCACAATATAAACGAGCTTGAGGCGGCATTCACACGCGCCAAGGGCTATGATAAACGTCCGCTGCTGATACACGTGGTCACCACCAAGGGAAAAGGCTACAGCCCCGCCGAAGACGACGCCGTTAGCTTTCACGGAGTCTCGCCGAATGGCGCCGAGACGGCCAAAACCCCTTCCTTCAGCGAGATTTTTGGACGCACCATGCTGCGACTGGCCAAAGAAGAGCCAAGGCTGGTCGCCATAACCGCGGCCATGACCGAAGGCACCGGCCTCAATTTCATGAGCAGGGAACTGCCGAAGAGGGTCTTCGATGTCGGCATTTGCGAACAGCACGCGGTAACATTCGCGGCGGGACTGGCCACGCAGGGATACATCCCCGTCGTCGCCATATACTCGACGTTCCTGCAGCGCGCCCTGGACCAGATCATTCACGATGTATGCATACAGAACCTGCCGGTCGTCTTCGCCATCGACCGCGGCGGCATAGTAGGAGAGGACGGCAAAACACATCAGGGCAGCTTCGATCTGTCTTATTTGAGCTTCATTCCCAACATGGTGCTGGCCGCGCCAAAGGACGAGAACGAACTGCGGCACCTGCTGTACACCGCCGTCCGCGCCCGCCGCCCCTTTGCAATCCGCTACCCCAGGGGCCGCGGCCTGGGAGTGCCGCTCGACGAAGAATTGCGGGAAATACCGATAGGAAAGTGGGAGACATTGCGAGGCGGGAACGACGCGGCTATCTTCGCCACGGGACGCAGCGTTCAATACGCGGTAACCGCCGCGGAGAAGCTGGCGAAGGCCGGCATCGAGTGCACCGTAGTCAACTCGCGGTTCATCAAACCGCCGGACTACGAGATGATATCCGCCCTGGCCGGGAGCCATAAGCGCTTCATCACGGTGGAGGAGAACGCCGTCAGCGGCGGCTTCGGCAGCACGATCGTTTCGTTGATAAAGAGCGCGAACCCGGACACCGTGGTTGAATGTATCGGCATACCGGACGAGTTCGTAGTCCATGGCCCCCAGGAGGTACTCCGCGCGAAATATAACCTCGACGCGGATGGGATCGCGCAACGCGTCGTCTCGGCCTTCCCCGATCTGAGCGCGCGGACACCGACCAAGACAAAGAGATAG
- the purD gene encoding phosphoribosylamine--glycine ligase, producing the protein MLKVLVVGNGAREHALVWKLSRSSRVSEIYAAPGNAGIAVNASILNIKPTDIAALAAAAQEHKIDLTVVGPEVPLAYGIVDLFESRGLRVFGPSRAAARIEASKVFSKELMQKYGIPCAKSESFTSFEAAKSYVKKQPCPIVLKADGLAAGKGVIIANTTDEALSAVSDIMEKRAFGDAGDSVIIEECLVGKEVSLLAFTDGVSVVPMVPACDYKRVGDGDTGLNTGGMGSYSPPGFFGPDMVAKVKKTILEPTVKAMSSEGYPYKGVLYAGLMVTADGPRVMEFNCRFGDPETQAMLPRLDSDLVDIMLAVVDGNLKDVDIRWRDEACVGVILASGGYPGKYATGFPISGLDEVDDDVMIFHAGTKFKDDEICTDGGRVLTVTALGRNIAEARDRVYHNISRISFDGCHYRRDIALREVTG; encoded by the coding sequence TTGCTGAAGGTATTGGTCGTCGGCAACGGGGCCCGTGAACATGCCCTGGTGTGGAAGCTGAGCCGCAGTTCGAGGGTTTCAGAGATATACGCGGCGCCGGGCAATGCCGGCATCGCCGTGAACGCCTCGATATTGAATATCAAGCCGACGGATATAGCCGCTCTAGCCGCGGCCGCGCAGGAACATAAGATAGACCTTACCGTGGTCGGGCCGGAGGTACCGCTGGCGTATGGCATCGTAGATTTATTCGAGAGCCGCGGACTGCGCGTGTTCGGGCCGTCCAGGGCGGCGGCGCGGATAGAGGCCAGCAAGGTCTTCTCCAAGGAATTGATGCAGAAGTACGGAATCCCCTGCGCGAAGAGCGAGAGCTTCACGTCGTTCGAAGCGGCTAAGAGTTATGTAAAGAAACAGCCCTGCCCTATCGTGCTAAAGGCCGACGGTCTGGCCGCGGGCAAGGGCGTTATCATCGCTAATACAACCGATGAGGCTCTGTCGGCCGTGTCGGATATCATGGAGAAACGCGCCTTTGGAGACGCAGGTGACAGCGTTATTATCGAAGAATGTCTTGTGGGGAAAGAAGTGAGCCTGCTGGCCTTCACTGACGGTGTGTCAGTCGTTCCTATGGTGCCGGCCTGCGATTACAAGCGCGTAGGCGACGGCGATACCGGCCTTAACACGGGCGGCATGGGCAGCTACAGCCCGCCGGGATTTTTCGGCCCGGATATGGTCGCGAAGGTAAAAAAGACAATCCTCGAACCTACAGTCAAAGCTATGTCTAGTGAGGGATATCCATATAAGGGCGTTCTTTATGCCGGACTGATGGTCACCGCGGACGGGCCCAGGGTGATGGAGTTCAACTGCCGCTTCGGCGATCCGGAGACGCAGGCCATGCTGCCGCGGCTGGACAGCGACCTGGTGGATATCATGCTGGCCGTTGTTGACGGCAATTTAAAGGACGTCGACATACGATGGCGTGATGAGGCCTGTGTCGGCGTAATCCTGGCCTCGGGAGGTTATCCCGGAAAGTATGCTACCGGATTCCCGATATCCGGATTGGATGAGGTCGACGATGACGTCATGATTTTTCACGCGGGCACCAAATTTAAGGACGACGAGATATGTACTGACGGTGGGCGCGTGCTGACCGTAACGGCTTTAGGCAGGAACATCGCCGAGGCGCGGGACAGGGTCTATCATAATATTTCTAGAATAAGTTTCGACGGCTGCCACTACCGCCGCGACATCGCTTTGAGAGAGGTCACAGGGTGA
- a CDS encoding 2,3-bisphosphoglycerate-independent phosphoglycerate mutase gives MISLEQIKLLAESTPSKIIFLVMDGLGGLPHPDTGKTELESARRPNLNRLAKDGICGLSTTVSTGITPGSAPGHLAIFGYNPLEPNYQIGRGVLEALGIGFDLKDGDLAIRGNFCTIDKAGKITDRRAGRIPTEVCEELCAKLSKIKVKGAQTFVRPVKEHRFVLVFRGKNLADDIEDTDPQKLGAAPLPAKAKRPAAKATAAIVNEFLDSARKALAKEHPTNMVLLRGFAKYPPQVPPMSEVFKLKPAAIAVYPMYRGLAKVVGMDILNAGISIKDEFATVAKHYKKYDFFFIHIKGTDSSGEDGDFARKVKVIEEVDRELPKLTGLKPDVIVVTADHSTPALLKGHSWHPVPFLLCSKYCRRDDVKEFSESACAHGALGVFPAIDIVPLALANALKLDKYGA, from the coding sequence ATGATTAGCTTAGAACAGATAAAGCTTTTAGCGGAATCCACTCCTTCCAAGATCATATTCCTTGTCATGGACGGACTGGGCGGCCTGCCGCACCCCGATACTGGAAAGACGGAGCTTGAGAGCGCCCGCAGGCCGAACCTTAACCGTCTGGCAAAAGACGGCATCTGCGGATTGAGCACAACGGTCAGCACCGGCATAACGCCGGGCAGCGCGCCGGGACACCTGGCCATATTCGGCTATAACCCGCTGGAACCGAATTATCAGATAGGGCGCGGCGTGCTTGAGGCGCTGGGTATCGGCTTCGACCTGAAAGACGGCGACCTGGCCATCAGGGGCAACTTCTGCACCATCGACAAGGCCGGAAAGATAACCGACCGCAGGGCCGGCCGCATCCCGACGGAGGTGTGCGAGGAGCTGTGCGCAAAGCTGAGCAAGATCAAAGTGAAGGGAGCGCAGACCTTCGTACGCCCGGTCAAGGAGCACCGCTTCGTACTCGTTTTTCGCGGTAAGAACCTCGCCGACGATATCGAGGACACCGACCCGCAGAAGTTGGGGGCGGCGCCTCTGCCTGCCAAAGCGAAGCGACCTGCCGCTAAAGCAACGGCGGCGATAGTGAACGAATTTCTCGACAGCGCCCGCAAAGCACTGGCCAAAGAGCATCCGACGAACATGGTCCTGCTGCGCGGTTTCGCCAAGTATCCGCCGCAGGTGCCGCCGATGTCCGAGGTTTTTAAGCTCAAACCGGCGGCAATCGCCGTATACCCCATGTACCGCGGGCTGGCTAAAGTGGTTGGCATGGACATACTCAATGCCGGCATTTCGATTAAGGACGAATTTGCCACTGTCGCCAAACACTACAAAAAATACGATTTCTTCTTCATCCATATCAAAGGCACCGACAGCTCAGGCGAGGACGGCGACTTCGCCCGGAAGGTAAAAGTCATCGAGGAAGTCGACCGCGAGCTGCCGAAATTAACCGGACTCAAACCCGACGTTATAGTCGTCACCGCCGATCATTCCACCCCCGCGCTGCTCAAGGGCCACAGCTGGCACCCCGTGCCATTCCTGCTGTGTTCGAAGTATTGCCGCCGCGACGATGTCAAGGAATTCTCCGAGAGCGCCTGCGCACACGGAGCGCTGGGCGTCTTCCCGGCAATAGATATCGTGCCGCTGGCCTTGGCCAACGCCCTGAAACTAGACAAATACGGAGCGTAA